The DNA region GGTGTCGAAGACGCCATTGTTCTCCGGATCGCGGGTCCAGAGCGAATACTCGCTCTGGATGGCGGCGATCGGATGCACCGCATGGGCCCGACGAAGCGTCGCGGCACTCGCTTCCGATAGGCCGAGCGCCCTGACCTTGCCGGCCTTGACCAGATCCGCCATGGCACCGACCGTCTCCTCGATCGCCACATCGGGATCGACTCGGTGCTGGTAGAAGAGGTCGATCACCTCGACACCCAGCCGCTTCAGAGAAGCGTCAGCCACGGCACGCACGTGTTCCGGCCGGCTATCGAGGCCTGAAGGACGGGCGGCCTTAGCCTCGTCGCCGACGGTGAAGCCGAACTTGGTGGCGATCAGCACGGTGTCGCGATGCTTGCGCAGTGTCTTGCCGACCAGTTCTTCATTGGTGAAGGGCCCGTAGACTTCGGCCGTGTCGAAGAAGGTGACGCCGAGCTCGACGGCACGATCGATCAGCGACTGGGCCGAAGCCTCGTCGATATTGGTGCCATAGGCATGGCTCATGCCCATGCAGCCGAGGCCGAGGGCGGAAGGGGAAAGGGAACCGAGACGACGGATTTGCATGAGGGCCTCCTTCGAGGACTGGATCTGGCTGGAAGCCTAGCATGGCAGCGAAAGCTGGCACAGCAGGCAGACTGTAAACTAGGGCGACAGCTCAGTTCTGAAAACAGGTGCAAATGCTCATGGGTTGTTCTATCTGTTGGAACAATGAACCGAACACAGCTCTCCCAACTGGCCGTGCTGGCCTGTGTCGCAAAACGCGGAAGTTTCCGCGCCGCAGCTGACGAACTGGGCATAGCGCCATCTGCCGTCAGCCACGCCGTCTCTGCGCTGGAAACCAGTCTCGGCCTTCGTCTGATCGCCCGCACCACCCGCAGTGCGGCGCCGACGGAGGAAGGTCGGCGGCTTCTCGAGGTGCTGGTGCCAGCGCTGAGCGATATCGATACTGCGCTCACCGCCCTCTCCGACGGTCGCGCCCACCCGGCCGGCCCCTTGCGCATTACCATGCCGCTGCTTGCCGCCCAGGACGTGATCGCTCCACGCCTCGGCGAATTCACCCGCCTTTATCCCGAGATCGAGCTTGAGATCGCGACGGATGACCGATTTCAGGACATCGTCGAGCAGGGATTCGATGCGGGTCTGAGACTGGGGGAGCACCTGGAGGCGGACATGGTGGCCGTGCGTGTCAGCGGACCGTGGCGCGGCGCGGTCGTGGGCGCCCCTGTGTATTTCGAGCAGCATGAACGGCCGTCGCATCCGCGCGATTTGGCCGCGCAAGTATGCATCCGCCGACGCTTTTCCAGCGGCAGCATCTATCGCTGGGAGTTCGAAAAGGACGGCCGCGCACTCTCCGTTGACGTGCGCGGCAGCCTCATCCTCTCCGATCAGACCCTGATGCGCCGTGCCGCGATCGACGGGGCTGGGCTCGCCTATATCTTCGACGCCCGCGTTCACGAGGACATCGAAGAGGGGCGACTGATCCGCGTTCTCGAAGACTGGTGCCCGCCCTTCGACGGCTTCTCGATCTATTACCCCACCCGCCGCCAGATGCGCCCGGCCCTGCGGGCCTTTATCGATTTCTTCCGCTGGCGCGGATGACTAGGCGTCAGCCGAATTTCAGTCGATAGCGCACGTGACCATCTTCGGGGGCATAGGTGTCGTAAAGCTTGCGCGCTGTCTCATTGCCCCGGTCGGTGTGCCAGTAAAGCCGCGACCAACCCCTGGCCTTGCTGATCGCAATCAAGTCGTCGATCAGAGCCCGGCCGATGCCGCGACCCCGAAAAGCCGCGTTCAGGAACAGGTCTTCCAGATAACAATCTGGCGTCTTCACCCAAGTGGAATCATGGAAATGATGGATGGCGAAACCCGCCAGCACCCCGTCGACCTCCGCCACGCGCATGGAGACGCGCGACGAAGCGTCGAGAATGCGGGTCCAGGTGTGCGCGGTCACATCGTCAGGTAGGTCCACCTTGTAGAAGGTAAGATACTGGCCCCAGAGATTGCGCCATGCAGTCTCGTCGGCAGCTGTGGCGTCGCGGATGACGGCGGCTGAAACACTCATGCGGCCGACTCGTTGAGCTGGGCGATCTGTGCATCCGAGAGCGTCAGCCGACCGGCCGCAATCAGGCTATCAAGCTGGCGCAGGCTGGTGGCCGAAGCGATCGGGGCGGTAATGCCGGGCTGTGCGGCGACCCAGGCGATGGCCACGGTCGCAGGGCTGGTCTGGGTTTCAGCGGCAACCGCGTCGAGTGCATCAAGGATGCGCAGGCCGCGCGGGTTGATATAGTCGCCGACCCGGTAGGCACGAGAGGAATTGGTCGTGTCCTCGGCCTTGCGGTATTTGCCGGTCAGGAAGCCGGCCGCGAGCGCATAATAGCTGATGACGCCGATTTCCTCGGCAAGGCAGAGATCCCGGACCGGGCCTTCGAATCGGTCACGGGTGTAGAGATTGTATTCGGGCTGCAGCACGTCGAAGCGGGGAAGCCCAGCCTTCGCGGCAGCATCAAGGCTCGCCTTCAACTGCACGGCATCATAATTCGAGCAGCCAATGGCGCGAACCTTGCCGGCGTCCTTCAGTCGGCCGAAGGCTTCCAGCGTCGCTTCGATCGGCGTCTCCTCGTCCGGCTTATGGGCGAGATAAAGGTCGATGTAATCAGTGCTGAGACGCTTGAGTGAGGCATCGACGGCCTCGCCAATCCACTTTGGCGACAACCCGGTCTTGCGCCCCTGACTGTCGAAGCCGACCTTGGTGACGATCACCACGTCTTCACGCCGTACATGGCCCCGCGCCAGCCATTTGCCGATGATCGCTTCGCTCTCTCCGCCGACATGGCCATCAACCCAGGACGAATAAACATCCGCTGTGTCGATCGTGTTGAAGCCGGCATCGACGAAGCGGTCGAGGAGAGCAAAGGAGGTCCTCTCGTCGGCGGTCCAGCCGAAGACATTCCCGCCGAAGATAACGGGGGCGATCGAAAGGCCGGTGCGGCCGAGAGCACGTTTCTGCATGGGAGCCTCAAATACGGATCGGGGAACGAAAACTTGTGGGGACGCTATCAAGCGTCAGCCGAAGGCACCATTCAAAAGCTTTGATGGGTTCAGAAACGAAATGGTTCAAGCGGCTGGGAATGGTATCGATATGGGCCGATCGGTGCCGCTTTCCAGTGTCCCGGCGCTCAGTCCGCCGTCTTGCGGAAGGCGCTGGGGGACAGTCCGTGATGCTGCGCAAAGACCCGGCGCATGTGCCGCGACGAGGTAAAGCCTGCGCGATGGGCGAGGTTTTCCATATCGAGCCGGGACTGTTTCAAGAGTTCCTGGGCAAGTGTCACCCGCATCAGGTTGACGTAGTCGACGACCGACAGGCCGACATGCTCGCGAAAAAGCCGCGACAGGTGCCGCTCGCTCAAATGCGCGATCTCGGCCAGCCCCGGCAGCGACCAGTCTCGCGCCGGATCGGCCATGATTGCATCCTGAGCGCGGTGGATTGCCGGGTGGATGTGATTGCGGCCCGATAGCCAGGGCGACATCTGCGGGTCCTGGCCGCTGCGCCTGAGATAGATGACCATCTTGCGCGCGGCTGCAAGTGCGGCTTGAGGCGAGGCAAGGCGGCTGACGAGATGCAGCATCAGGTCGATGCCGGTGGAAATTCCAGCGCTTGAGAAGCGATTGCCGTCTTCGACATAGAGACGGTTTTCCAGCACGCTCGCGGTCGGGGCAAGAGCGCGCAGTTCGTCCAGGCACTCGGCATGCGTGGTGCACTGATGACCTTCCATCAGCCCGGCGGCGGCGGCGAGCAGTGCGCCAGAGCAGATGGTCGCAAGCCTCGTGTCGGGGCGAACCGTGCCTGCAAGCCAGCGCGTCAGCGTCCTAAGCTCCGCTTCCCGCGCCATCTCGGCAATGCCGACCGTTAGGCTGCCGGAAATGATCAGGATCGCATTCTCCGGCAGGCTGTCGGGCAGAGGCTCCAGCCCGTCGAGAACAAGCCCGATCGAGGTCTGCTGCCGGGGCTTTGCCGAGATGTAGCGATAGTCGAAACGGACCCGGTCCTGCTCCTGGTTCGCATAGCGCAGCACCTCCAGCGGACCGGCGATGTCGATCAGCAGGGTGTCGGGCGGAACGAGGATGAAGACCGGGATCACGTCCATGGCAGTTCTCAGGCGGCGACGGAAAGGGTGCCGAGCGCCTGCTCGACAGTGGCAATGCGGGCGAAGCGACCCGACAGCACCAGTTCGGTGCGGATGCGGATGTCGTCAGCCGTGAAGACTCGGCCCGATGCATGCGTCATCGGGAAGGTGAGGGTCGCCTCGGTGACGAAGTCGACATCAAAACCGAGATCGGACGCATGGCGGCTCGTGGTTTCGCAGCATTGCTCGGTCCGGATGCCGGAAACGATGACGCGACGGATGCCCTTTTCGCGCAGCCACGCCTCAAGACCGGTGTCGACCAACGCGGAATGTACACCCTTGTGGAAGGTAACGTCGGGATCGATCGTGATTTCCTCCAGCGCGCGCACCAAGCCGCTTTCGAGCGTGAA from Rhizobium glycinendophyticum includes:
- a CDS encoding LysR family transcriptional regulator, whose protein sequence is MNRTQLSQLAVLACVAKRGSFRAAADELGIAPSAVSHAVSALETSLGLRLIARTTRSAAPTEEGRRLLEVLVPALSDIDTALTALSDGRAHPAGPLRITMPLLAAQDVIAPRLGEFTRLYPEIELEIATDDRFQDIVEQGFDAGLRLGEHLEADMVAVRVSGPWRGAVVGAPVYFEQHERPSHPRDLAAQVCIRRRFSSGSIYRWEFEKDGRALSVDVRGSLILSDQTLMRRAAIDGAGLAYIFDARVHEDIEEGRLIRVLEDWCPPFDGFSIYYPTRRQMRPALRAFIDFFRWRG
- a CDS encoding aldo/keto reductase, producing the protein MQIRRLGSLSPSALGLGCMGMSHAYGTNIDEASAQSLIDRAVELGVTFFDTAEVYGPFTNEELVGKTLRKHRDTVLIATKFGFTVGDEAKAARPSGLDSRPEHVRAVADASLKRLGVEVIDLFYQHRVDPDVAIEETVGAMADLVKAGKVRALGLSEASAATLRRAHAVHPIAAIQSEYSLWTRDPENNGVFDTCRELGIGFVPFSPLGRGMLTGALKDLGKLGANDFRRGLPRFDQENFDANLALVTALEAMAADKGVTAGQLALAWVLAQGDFIVPIPGTTKIANLESNVAATEIMLSPQDLAQLGAIVAPDKVAGARYNESMAKMAGR
- a CDS encoding isochorismatase family protein; translation: MSAQDTALIVVDVQESFRQAPYWDASELPAYLARQQALIDGAKAVGMPIVQIFHVDTDAPFTLESGLVRALEEITIDPDVTFHKGVHSALVDTGLEAWLREKGIRRVIVSGIRTEQCCETTSRHASDLGFDVDFVTEATLTFPMTHASGRVFTADDIRIRTELVLSGRFARIATVEQALGTLSVAA
- a CDS encoding aldo/keto reductase, which encodes MQKRALGRTGLSIAPVIFGGNVFGWTADERTSFALLDRFVDAGFNTIDTADVYSSWVDGHVGGESEAIIGKWLARGHVRREDVVIVTKVGFDSQGRKTGLSPKWIGEAVDASLKRLSTDYIDLYLAHKPDEETPIEATLEAFGRLKDAGKVRAIGCSNYDAVQLKASLDAAAKAGLPRFDVLQPEYNLYTRDRFEGPVRDLCLAEEIGVISYYALAAGFLTGKYRKAEDTTNSSRAYRVGDYINPRGLRILDALDAVAAETQTSPATVAIAWVAAQPGITAPIASATSLRQLDSLIAAGRLTLSDAQIAQLNESAA
- a CDS encoding GlxA family transcriptional regulator, which encodes MDVIPVFILVPPDTLLIDIAGPLEVLRYANQEQDRVRFDYRYISAKPRQQTSIGLVLDGLEPLPDSLPENAILIISGSLTVGIAEMAREAELRTLTRWLAGTVRPDTRLATICSGALLAAAAGLMEGHQCTTHAECLDELRALAPTASVLENRLYVEDGNRFSSAGISTGIDLMLHLVSRLASPQAALAAARKMVIYLRRSGQDPQMSPWLSGRNHIHPAIHRAQDAIMADPARDWSLPGLAEIAHLSERHLSRLFREHVGLSVVDYVNLMRVTLAQELLKQSRLDMENLAHRAGFTSSRHMRRVFAQHHGLSPSAFRKTAD
- a CDS encoding GNAT family N-acetyltransferase codes for the protein MSVSAAVIRDATAADETAWRNLWGQYLTFYKVDLPDDVTAHTWTRILDASSRVSMRVAEVDGVLAGFAIHHFHDSTWVKTPDCYLEDLFLNAAFRGRGIGRALIDDLIAISKARGWSRLYWHTDRGNETARKLYDTYAPEDGHVRYRLKFG